The following proteins are co-located in the Myroides profundi genome:
- the hemH gene encoding ferrochelatase, which produces MQGILLVNLGSPKSPTAKDVKPYLGEFLMDERVIDMPYILRSLLVKGIILNTRPKKSAEAYSKIWWEEGSPLIVISERQQKKVQAKVDIPVALAMRYGEPSIKTGLQELKDKGIDDVLMIPLYPQFAMATTETIDVLAEEVRQKHFPQMKVTSFPAFYNKKEYVDALAHTIQGHLEGYDYDHIVFSYHGVPERHIRKSDVTKGHCTIDGSCCQTASKAHEFCYRHQCLETTRQVVEKLNIPADKYTNSFQSRLGMDKWLQPPTDATVNGLAEKGIKKLAVVTPAFVADCLETLEEIGMEAHDEFLKHGGEEFRTIPCMNDDDMWIDAMVTWIKEWQNK; this is translated from the coding sequence ATGCAAGGTATATTATTAGTTAACCTAGGCTCACCTAAAAGCCCTACAGCAAAAGACGTAAAACCATACTTAGGAGAATTCTTAATGGATGAAAGAGTAATAGACATGCCATACATCCTAAGAAGTTTATTAGTTAAAGGAATCATACTTAATACTAGACCAAAGAAATCAGCAGAAGCTTATTCTAAAATATGGTGGGAAGAAGGTTCACCACTAATCGTAATTTCTGAAAGACAACAAAAGAAAGTACAAGCAAAAGTAGATATCCCAGTAGCATTAGCTATGAGATATGGAGAACCTTCTATCAAGACAGGCTTACAAGAACTAAAAGACAAAGGCATAGATGATGTACTAATGATTCCTCTATACCCACAGTTCGCTATGGCAACTACAGAGACTATCGATGTATTAGCTGAAGAAGTAAGACAAAAACACTTTCCTCAGATGAAAGTTACGAGCTTCCCTGCTTTCTACAACAAGAAAGAATATGTAGATGCTCTAGCTCATACTATACAAGGTCATTTAGAAGGGTATGACTATGACCATATCGTATTCTCTTATCATGGAGTACCTGAAAGACATATCCGCAAATCAGATGTAACAAAGGGACACTGTACTATAGACGGATCTTGCTGTCAGACAGCTTCTAAAGCACATGAGTTCTGCTATAGACATCAATGTCTAGAAACAACAAGACAAGTAGTTGAGAAGTTAAACATCCCTGCTGATAAATACACTAACTCATTCCAATCTAGATTAGGAATGGACAAATGGCTACAGCCTCCAACTGATGCTACTGTAAATGGATTAGCAGAGAAGGGAATTAAAAAGCTAGCAGTAGTTACTCCTGCCTTTGTAGCTGACTGTCTTGAAACTCTAGAAGAAATAGGCATGGAAGCACATGACGAATTCTTAAAACACGGAGGAGAAGAGTTTAGAACAATCCCTTGTATGAATGATGATGATATGTGGATAGATGCAATGGTAACTTGGATTAAAGAATGGCAAAACAAATAA
- the hemA gene encoding glutamyl-tRNA reductase has protein sequence MDKIDKTKPATFYAVGLSYKKADAEMRGKFSLSDEAKDNLLTQAKNEGIESLIVISTCNRTEIFGFAQHPFELIKLLCDNSNGTVDDFRNVAYVYKTKEAIEHLFRVGTGLDSQILGDFEIISQIKNAFYLAKEKELTTNYFERLVNAVIQASKRIKNETELSSGATSVSFASVQYIMDHVEDISNKNILLFGTGKIGRNTCENLVKHTKNDHITLINRTKEKALEVAGKFNLIVKDYADLQAEIRKSDVLIVATGAQKPTVDKALLNLTKPLVILDLSIPKNVSDDVTEIEGVELIHLDYLSQMTDKTIERRREFIPQAEEIIEEIMSEFIAWTKMRKFAPTIHALKSKLEQIKNGELDYHKKKYDNFDSEQAELISMRIIQKITTHFANHLRHEDTVVDQSIEWIEKVFHIESN, from the coding sequence ATGGACAAAATAGATAAGACTAAACCTGCGACTTTTTATGCAGTGGGATTAAGTTATAAGAAAGCGGACGCTGAAATGCGCGGTAAGTTTAGTCTAAGTGATGAGGCCAAAGACAATTTATTAACTCAAGCTAAAAATGAAGGAATCGAGAGTTTAATCGTGATTTCTACATGTAATAGAACGGAGATATTTGGTTTCGCACAACACCCTTTCGAACTGATTAAATTATTATGTGATAACAGTAATGGTACAGTGGATGACTTCCGCAATGTGGCTTATGTATATAAGACTAAGGAGGCGATAGAACACTTATTCCGAGTTGGAACAGGACTAGATAGTCAGATATTAGGTGATTTTGAAATTATCAGTCAGATTAAGAATGCTTTCTACTTAGCAAAGGAGAAAGAACTGACAACGAACTACTTCGAGAGATTAGTCAATGCTGTTATCCAAGCAAGTAAACGTATCAAGAACGAGACTGAGCTTAGTTCTGGAGCTACTTCTGTATCATTTGCTTCTGTACAATATATTATGGATCATGTAGAAGATATATCTAATAAGAATATCTTGTTATTCGGAACGGGTAAAATCGGTAGAAATACATGCGAAAACTTAGTGAAGCATACTAAGAATGATCATATCACACTTATTAATAGAACAAAAGAGAAAGCGTTAGAGGTAGCAGGTAAGTTTAATCTTATTGTAAAGGATTATGCAGATTTACAAGCTGAAATACGCAAATCAGATGTGCTTATCGTTGCGACTGGTGCACAGAAACCTACAGTAGATAAGGCGTTGCTTAACTTGACAAAACCTCTTGTTATTTTAGATTTGTCTATTCCTAAGAACGTGAGTGATGATGTGACTGAGATAGAAGGAGTAGAATTAATTCATCTTGATTATTTATCTCAAATGACAGATAAGACGATCGAGAGAAGAAGAGAGTTCATTCCACAAGCAGAAGAAATTATAGAAGAGATCATGTCTGAGTTTATCGCTTGGACGAAGATGAGAAAATTCGCACCTACTATACATGCTCTTAAATCTAAGTTAGAGCAGATAAAAAATGGGGAATTAGATTATCATAAAAAGAAATATGATAACTTTGATTCTGAGCAGGCTGAACTAATCAGTATGCGCATCATACAGAAGATCACTACGCACTTTGCAAACCATCTTCGTCATGAAGATACAGTAGTGGATCAGAGTATAGAATGGATAGAAAAAGTGTTTCATATAGAATCAAATTAA
- a CDS encoding c-type cytochrome, protein MTKIIKTSLLLLAAISVVACGGKDEKTQPEAVYESERGEVAEMTMSEKIKLGEDIFKGKGNCASCHQTDKKIIGPSVKEILQVYDKHNADLVSFLRGNEEPIVDPSQFIIMQANLEITKKFSDLEMEALIVYMRSL, encoded by the coding sequence ATGACAAAAATTATAAAAACTAGTTTACTACTTCTTGCTGCTATTAGTGTAGTAGCATGTGGTGGTAAGGATGAGAAAACACAACCTGAAGCTGTGTACGAATCAGAAAGAGGAGAAGTAGCTGAAATGACTATGTCTGAAAAAATCAAACTAGGTGAAGACATCTTTAAAGGAAAAGGGAACTGTGCTTCTTGCCATCAGACAGATAAAAAAATAATAGGACCTAGTGTCAAAGAAATATTGCAGGTGTATGATAAACACAACGCGGATCTAGTTTCTTTTTTGAGAGGAAATGAGGAACCTATAGTAGATCCGTCTCAGTTTATCATTATGCAAGCTAACTTAGAGATCACAAAGAAGTTTAGCGATCTAGAAATGGAAGCACTTATTGTCTATATGCGTAGTTTATAA
- the hemC gene encoding hydroxymethylbilane synthase: MGRIIRIGTRDSELAMWQAKTVEQSLQKLGYKTELVPVKSTGDLVLDKPLYEMGITGIFTKTLDVAMIKKEVDIAVHSMKDVPTALPQGIVQGAVLKRANTVDILLHKGDTSFMSEEVEAVVATGSLRRKAQWLNRFPKHTTVDLRGNVNTRMEKLQNSDWNGAIFASAGLDRIKKKPSNFINLDWMIPAPAQGAMVVVVNADDNHALDAVAQLNDYETEMTTYIERQFLRTLEGGCTAPIGALATYNDHDDTINFKGVLFSLDGQQKFEVNKVVDIAEWKKLGFFAAKEILENGGSELMETLRQQLKK, encoded by the coding sequence ATGGGTAGAATTATTCGTATAGGTACACGTGATAGTGAACTAGCAATGTGGCAAGCAAAAACAGTTGAACAATCTCTTCAGAAATTAGGGTACAAAACAGAGTTAGTACCTGTTAAATCTACAGGAGATTTAGTGTTGGACAAGCCATTATATGAGATGGGAATCACAGGAATCTTTACTAAGACTCTAGATGTGGCAATGATAAAAAAAGAGGTAGATATCGCAGTGCATTCTATGAAAGATGTACCAACAGCTCTACCACAAGGGATCGTACAAGGAGCAGTACTTAAACGTGCTAATACTGTAGACATCTTATTACATAAAGGAGATACATCTTTTATGTCAGAAGAGGTTGAGGCAGTAGTAGCTACAGGAAGTTTAAGACGTAAAGCTCAATGGTTAAACCGTTTCCCAAAGCATACAACAGTTGACCTACGAGGAAATGTAAATACTCGTATGGAAAAACTACAAAACAGCGATTGGAATGGAGCAATCTTCGCTTCAGCTGGATTAGATCGTATTAAAAAGAAACCATCGAACTTCATTAATCTTGACTGGATGATACCAGCACCTGCACAAGGAGCTATGGTAGTAGTCGTAAATGCAGATGATAATCATGCTTTAGACGCAGTAGCTCAGTTAAATGATTATGAAACAGAGATGACTACTTATATAGAAAGACAGTTCTTAAGAACGTTAGAAGGTGGATGTACAGCTCCTATCGGTGCTTTAGCTACTTATAATGATCACGATGATACGATTAATTTTAAAGGGGTACTATTCTCTTTAGATGGTCAACAGAAGTTCGAAGTGAACAAAGTAGTGGATATCGCAGAGTGGAAGAAGCTTGGATTCTTTGCAGCTAAAGAAATTCTTGAGAATGGTGGTAGTGAATTAATGGAAACACTACGTCAACAATTAAAAAAATAA
- a CDS encoding uroporphyrinogen-III synthase, whose amino-acid sequence MSFNPTILSTRKIRASVLDAVALGKVHLVEQDYILTEHLVFDLDAVHEYVLFTSQNAVKSVISQGYREALNKKPALCVGIKTKELLEENGWEVKAWAHYAKELAPIIVQDYKDRNITFFSGSIRRDLLPDAFRANGLVFNEFTVYQTVLNPVKNEQKVDGLCFYSPSAIESYLQQNSITTEVCFCIGDTTAEPLKGVTQNIVIAKQPTVEATLQACVDYYK is encoded by the coding sequence ATGTCTTTTAACCCAACTATTTTATCTACACGTAAGATTAGAGCGAGTGTATTAGATGCTGTAGCTTTAGGGAAGGTGCATTTAGTAGAACAAGATTATATCTTGACAGAACACTTAGTATTCGACTTGGATGCTGTACATGAGTATGTATTGTTTACGAGTCAGAATGCAGTGAAGAGTGTGATTAGTCAAGGGTATAGAGAAGCTCTGAATAAGAAACCAGCGCTATGTGTGGGGATAAAAACAAAAGAATTGTTGGAGGAGAACGGTTGGGAAGTTAAGGCTTGGGCACATTATGCAAAAGAATTAGCTCCTATCATTGTTCAGGACTATAAAGATAGAAATATAACATTCTTTAGCGGAAGTATCAGAAGAGATCTGTTGCCAGATGCTTTTAGAGCAAATGGCTTGGTCTTTAATGAGTTCACAGTATATCAGACTGTGCTTAACCCAGTCAAGAATGAACAGAAAGTAGATGGATTGTGCTTTTACAGTCCTTCAGCGATAGAGAGTTATCTTCAGCAGAACAGCATCACGACAGAAGTGTGCTTCTGTATAGGAGATACTACAGCAGAACCATTAAAAGGAGTTACACAGAATATTGTAATAGCGAAGCAACCTACCGTGGAGGCTACATTACAAGCTTGTGTGGATTATTATAAATAG
- a CDS encoding helix-turn-helix transcriptional regulator: protein MSPTEEIIIDDNFSMLRFENNLTENITFQREMGTDVIQFYFGLKGSAKFIFNQGAYSLPLNEEKFLILYNPQKELPVHLEISPNTWVISVLISIKKFHALFSTEAEFIGFLTGENRDKKYYSEEEITPSMAIVLNQLFNFYMNPTIKKLYYTGKTYELLSLLFNQNEDQNIENCPFLSDEDDVVKIKKAKDIIISKMAEPPTLQELADSVGINIKKLKMGFKQIYGDSVFSFLFDYKMEYARKLLDNGSYNVNEVGLKIGYSSASHFIAAFKKKFGTTPKKYLMSLNTNN from the coding sequence ATGAGTCCTACGGAAGAAATAATAATTGATGATAATTTTTCGATGTTAAGGTTTGAAAATAACTTGACAGAGAATATTACTTTTCAACGAGAAATGGGAACAGATGTTATCCAATTTTACTTTGGATTAAAGGGATCTGCTAAATTTATATTTAATCAAGGAGCCTATTCTCTTCCTCTAAACGAGGAGAAATTCTTGATCTTATACAACCCACAAAAAGAACTTCCCGTACACTTAGAGATATCCCCTAATACATGGGTCATTAGCGTTTTAATCTCAATTAAGAAGTTTCATGCTCTATTTTCGACAGAAGCAGAGTTTATAGGTTTCTTAACTGGCGAGAATAGAGACAAAAAGTATTACTCTGAAGAAGAAATCACTCCCTCTATGGCTATAGTCCTGAATCAGTTATTTAACTTCTATATGAATCCAACTATCAAGAAGCTATACTACACTGGTAAGACCTACGAGTTACTTAGCTTACTATTTAATCAGAATGAAGATCAAAATATAGAAAATTGTCCATTCTTATCTGATGAAGACGATGTCGTTAAAATCAAAAAGGCGAAAGATATCATCATCAGTAAAATGGCAGAACCACCTACTCTTCAAGAATTAGCAGACTCAGTAGGTATTAACATTAAAAAACTAAAAATGGGCTTTAAGCAGATTTACGGTGACTCTGTATTCAGCTTCTTGTTTGACTATAAGATGGAATACGCACGCAAGCTCTTAGACAACGGTAGTTATAATGTAAACGAAGTAGGACTAAAGATTGGTTATAGTTCTGCTAGTCATTTCATTGCTGCCTTTAAAAAGAAGTTTGGCACTACACCGAAAAAATACTTAATGTCTCTCAACACAAATAATTAA
- a CDS encoding CopD family protein, protein MLYLYLKALHVIFIVCWFAGLFYIVRLFVYYSETKDMPEVQSNILRDQYTIMTNRLWNIITWPAAVLATVFGIWMLIVIPAWLSQPWMHVKLLFVVLLIAYHLKCHQFVKQINNRTMTKTSSFFRIWNEGATLILFSVVFLVILKSTFNWIFGVVGLVGLSILLMLGIRLYKRIRDSRK, encoded by the coding sequence ATGTTGTACCTATATCTAAAAGCCCTTCATGTTATTTTTATAGTATGCTGGTTTGCAGGATTATTCTATATCGTACGTCTCTTTGTCTATTACTCTGAGACGAAGGATATGCCTGAAGTACAATCCAACATCCTAAGAGATCAATACACGATTATGACTAATCGCTTGTGGAACATCATCACTTGGCCTGCGGCAGTATTGGCAACTGTTTTTGGAATATGGATGCTGATAGTAATACCTGCTTGGTTAAGTCAACCATGGATGCATGTAAAACTATTATTTGTAGTATTATTAATTGCTTATCACCTAAAATGCCATCAGTTCGTCAAACAAATCAACAATAGAACGATGACTAAAACATCTTCCTTTTTTAGAATTTGGAATGAAGGAGCAACCTTGATTTTATTTTCTGTAGTATTTTTAGTAATTTTAAAAAGTACTTTTAATTGGATATTTGGAGTTGTAGGTCTAGTAGGATTATCAATACTATTAATGCTAGGAATACGCTTATACAAACGAATTCGCGATAGCAGAAAATAA
- the hemF gene encoding oxygen-dependent coproporphyrinogen oxidase translates to MAELRNNSFFNDEYPYRERVCTIYNMKEQFYQYIQQLQDTITKGLEDIDGKAKFQEDLWERPEGGGGRTRVIENGAVFEKGGVNISAVHGPLPVAMQKYFNVGDVDFFACGLSLVIHPKSPMVPTVHANWRYFEMYDKDGTVVRSWFGGGQDLTPYYLFDEDAAHFHTVCKTACDKHNPAFYPLYKKQCDEYFWNAHREEARGIGGLFFDRLEATEEMSMQQWYDFVTEVGDSFLEAYAPIVERRMDTPYSNEHRTWQEIRRGRYVEFNLVHDKGTLFGLKTNGRIESILMSLPPHVQWVYDHHPEENSWEEKLLKVLANPVDWIK, encoded by the coding sequence TTGGCTGAACTACGGAACAATAGTTTTTTTAATGATGAGTATCCTTACAGAGAGAGGGTATGTACTATTTATAATATGAAAGAACAATTTTATCAATATATACAACAGCTTCAAGATACCATAACGAAAGGACTTGAAGATATAGATGGAAAAGCAAAATTCCAAGAAGACCTTTGGGAACGTCCTGAAGGTGGAGGAGGTCGCACACGCGTAATCGAGAATGGAGCAGTATTCGAAAAAGGAGGAGTAAATATCTCTGCCGTACACGGACCGTTACCAGTAGCGATGCAAAAGTACTTTAATGTAGGAGATGTAGATTTCTTCGCTTGCGGATTATCGTTAGTGATTCACCCGAAGAGTCCTATGGTACCTACAGTACATGCTAACTGGCGTTACTTCGAAATGTATGACAAAGATGGTACAGTAGTGCGTTCTTGGTTTGGTGGAGGACAAGACCTAACACCATACTACTTATTCGATGAGGATGCTGCGCATTTTCATACTGTATGTAAGACAGCTTGTGATAAGCATAACCCTGCGTTTTATCCATTGTATAAGAAGCAATGTGATGAATATTTCTGGAATGCACATAGAGAAGAGGCACGTGGTATCGGAGGATTATTCTTTGACCGCTTAGAAGCAACAGAAGAAATGTCTATGCAACAGTGGTATGACTTCGTAACCGAAGTAGGAGATAGCTTCTTAGAAGCTTATGCACCTATCGTAGAACGTCGTATGGATACCCCTTATAGCAATGAACATCGTACATGGCAAGAAATCAGAAGAGGTAGATATGTAGAGTTTAACCTTGTTCATGATAAAGGAACTCTATTTGGATTAAAAACCAATGGACGTATCGAATCTATCCTAATGAGTCTACCACCACATGTACAATGGGTATATGACCACCATCCAGAAGAAAACAGTTGGGAAGAAAAACTGTTGAAAGTATTGGCTAATCCTGTTGATTGGATAAAGTAG
- the hemE gene encoding uroporphyrinogen decarboxylase, with protein sequence MIKNDLFLRALKGETVERPPVWMMRQAGRYLPEFRELRDKYDFFTRCRMPEIAAEITVQPIRIVKPDAAILFSDILVVPQAMNIDVEMRPGVGPWVPNPIRSAKDVEQVIVPNIEETLGYVMDAIKVTKEMLNDEVPLIGFAGSPWTIFCYAVEGKGSKSFDLAKGMCFSDPVATHTLLQKITDTTILYLKEKVKAGVNAVQIFDSWGGMLSPVDYQEFSWQYINQIVEALADITPVIVFGKGCWFALPEMAKSKASALGVDWTCSPQNARLFTGGDITLQGNFDPSRLMSPIPTIKKMVHEMIDAFGKDKYIVNLGHGILPHIPVDHAKAFIEAVKEYEHK encoded by the coding sequence ATGATTAAAAATGATTTATTCTTAAGAGCGTTAAAAGGTGAAACAGTAGAGAGACCACCTGTATGGATGATGCGTCAAGCAGGTAGATACTTACCAGAGTTTCGCGAATTAAGAGATAAGTATGATTTTTTTACACGTTGTAGAATGCCAGAAATCGCAGCTGAGATTACAGTACAACCGATTCGTATTGTAAAACCAGATGCTGCTATTTTATTCTCAGATATTTTAGTCGTACCGCAAGCTATGAACATTGATGTAGAGATGAGACCAGGAGTAGGGCCATGGGTACCTAATCCTATCCGTTCTGCTAAAGATGTAGAGCAAGTTATCGTACCTAATATCGAAGAGACATTAGGATATGTAATGGATGCTATTAAAGTAACGAAAGAGATGTTAAACGATGAAGTACCATTGATTGGATTCGCTGGTTCACCTTGGACTATCTTTTGTTATGCAGTAGAAGGAAAAGGTTCTAAGAGCTTTGACTTAGCCAAAGGAATGTGTTTTTCTGACCCAGTAGCTACACATACGTTATTACAAAAAATTACAGATACAACTATTTTATACCTTAAAGAAAAGGTAAAAGCAGGTGTAAATGCTGTACAAATATTCGATTCATGGGGAGGAATGTTATCTCCAGTAGATTACCAAGAGTTCTCATGGCAGTATATTAACCAAATAGTAGAAGCATTAGCTGATATCACTCCAGTTATCGTATTTGGAAAAGGATGTTGGTTTGCATTACCTGAAATGGCGAAGTCAAAAGCTTCTGCATTAGGAGTAGACTGGACTTGTAGCCCACAGAACGCTCGTCTATTCACAGGAGGAGATATCACATTACAAGGTAACTTTGACCCAAGTCGTCTAATGTCTCCGATCCCTACTATTAAGAAAATGGTACACGAGATGATCGATGCTTTCGGTAAAGATAAATATATAGTGAACTTAGGTCACGGTATCTTACCTCATATCCCAGTAGATCATGCTAAAGCATTTATCGAAGCGGTAAAAGAATACGAACACAAGTAA
- a CDS encoding DUF7716 domain-containing protein has protein sequence MMPDFKNKTYRLAEFILLVKDRKERTTEYDPAYQYAIYAVEDEADVELEIYVGDPVEVTEDDEEIYPDAVTELDMWYLCSDEDIQDVVDLAVSQKPTVTVEELIMALDYYLTIDDFIDFD, from the coding sequence ATGATGCCTGATTTTAAAAATAAAACATATCGATTAGCAGAGTTTATCTTACTTGTTAAAGATCGAAAAGAAAGAACTACGGAGTATGATCCAGCCTATCAGTATGCTATTTATGCTGTAGAAGATGAGGCAGATGTAGAATTAGAGATTTATGTTGGTGATCCTGTTGAGGTGACTGAGGATGATGAAGAGATATATCCAGATGCTGTTACAGAACTAGATATGTGGTATCTGTGTTCTGATGAAGATATACAAGATGTAGTAGACTTAGCAGTGAGCCAGAAACCCACAGTGACGGTAGAAGAGCTCATCATGGCATTAGATTACTACCTGACGATAGATGATTTTATTGATTTTGACTAA
- the hemB gene encoding porphobilinogen synthase translates to MFPLQRGRRLRTNESIRSLVRETIVTPQDFMFPMFIAEGTNVQEAIPSMPGMFRRSVDLTVKEVKELYALGIRAVNIYVKVSDHLKDNAGTEAWNPNGLMQTAIKAIKDACPGMIVMPDVALDPYSIYGHDGIIENGVVVNDPTVDALTKMSVSHAEAGADFVAPSDMMDGRILRMREALDQSGFTNVGIMSYSAKYASAFYGPFRDALDSAPRADVEIPKDKKTYQMDYANRIEAVKEALYDVEEGADILMVKPGMAYLDIVREVKDAVNVPVAVYQVSGEYAMVKAASERGWLDHDQIMMEQLTCIKRAGASIISTYFAKEASILLNK, encoded by the coding sequence ATGTTTCCATTACAAAGAGGTAGAAGATTAAGAACAAATGAGTCTATTCGTAGTTTGGTAAGAGAGACTATCGTGACTCCACAAGATTTTATGTTCCCTATGTTTATAGCAGAAGGGACTAATGTACAAGAAGCTATTCCTTCGATGCCAGGTATGTTTAGACGTTCTGTGGATTTGACAGTAAAGGAAGTAAAAGAGCTTTATGCATTAGGTATTCGCGCAGTGAATATCTATGTAAAAGTAAGTGATCACTTAAAAGACAATGCAGGTACAGAAGCATGGAATCCTAATGGATTAATGCAGACTGCTATCAAAGCGATAAAAGATGCATGTCCAGGTATGATCGTAATGCCAGACGTAGCATTAGACCCATATTCTATATACGGGCACGATGGTATTATCGAGAATGGAGTAGTAGTGAATGACCCTACAGTAGATGCACTGACGAAGATGAGCGTATCTCATGCAGAGGCAGGAGCAGACTTCGTAGCACCTAGTGATATGATGGACGGACGTATCTTGCGTATGCGTGAAGCATTAGACCAATCAGGATTTACTAATGTTGGTATTATGAGTTATTCTGCTAAGTATGCATCTGCATTCTACGGACCATTCCGCGATGCACTTGACAGCGCACCGAGAGCAGATGTAGAGATACCAAAAGACAAAAAAACATACCAAATGGACTATGCTAACCGTATCGAAGCTGTAAAAGAGGCGTTATACGATGTAGAAGAAGGAGCAGATATCCTTATGGTAAAACCTGGTATGGCTTATTTAGATATCGTACGTGAAGTGAAAGACGCTGTGAATGTGCCTGTAGCTGTGTACCAAGTATCTGGAGAGTACGCTATGGTAAAGGCTGCATCAGAGAGAGGATGGCTTGACCACGATCAGATTATGATGGAACAATTAACTTGTATCAAACGCGCTGGAGCAAGTATTATCTCAACATACTTCGCTAAAGAAGCGTCTATTCTATTGAATAAATAG